One window of Phycisphaeraceae bacterium genomic DNA carries:
- a CDS encoding peroxiredoxin yields the protein MLNIGENAPNFTLMDDSGARVSLSSLLASGPVVLYFYPADFTPVCTAEACMFRDWTAELAAAGVRVIGISPQGAESKRKFKEKHALSFPLLADPEKEAIHAYGADFLFGMFTRRVTYLVEIVAGEANGPVRGVVADRAVADLSVKPHEAFVKRVLARFGSVAGA from the coding sequence ATGCTGAATATTGGTGAGAACGCGCCCAATTTCACGCTCATGGATGATTCTGGTGCGCGCGTGTCTCTTTCGTCGTTGCTCGCCTCAGGTCCGGTCGTGCTCTATTTCTACCCGGCCGATTTCACGCCCGTGTGCACCGCCGAGGCGTGCATGTTCCGCGATTGGACGGCGGAGCTTGCCGCGGCGGGCGTGCGCGTCATCGGCATCAGCCCGCAGGGCGCGGAATCAAAGAGAAAGTTCAAAGAGAAGCACGCGCTGAGCTTTCCGCTGCTCGCCGATCCGGAGAAGGAAGCGATCCACGCGTACGGCGCGGATTTTCTCTTCGGCATGTTCACGCGCCGGGTGACGTATCTCGTGGAAATCGTTGCGGGTGAGGCGAACGGCCCAGTGCGCGGCGTAGTCGCCGATCGCGCAGTCGCCGATCTTTCAGTCAAGCCGCACGAGGCGTTTGTGAAGCGCGTGCTCGCCAGATTCGGATCAGTTGCGGGCGCTTGA
- a CDS encoding sodium-translocating pyrophosphatase, giving the protein MQSTLAKCSQSFFRLLSTTPARLAGVFVALLIMSAPAIAADAPAHKGGGEANLILPNVGDVMFLNGAVNGHNLLMAGILVSLLGMGFGLWIYSQLKGMPVHKSMLDISELIYATCKAYMIQQGKFLLILWVFIAAIVGIYFGKLVHVGADASGVDQYGMPIPKVLIILAFSLVGIAGSYGVAWFGIRVNTFANSRAAFASLRGRAFPCYAIPLKAGMSIGMALISVELIIMLGILLFVPSELSGPCLIGFAIGESLGASALRIAGGIFTKIADIGSDLMKIVFKIKEDDARNPGVIADCVGDNAGDSVGPSADGFETYGVTGVALITFIMLAINQNTAGPEFATVQIQLLVWLFAMRIIMVIASALSYFVNEAWAKARFSNVEKFNYEVPLTSLVFITSFVSIALTFIASKLLIPTIAGDDTWWWKLSCIITCGTAAGAIIPELVKVFTSTHSDHVREVVTSSKEGGASLNILSGFVAGNFSAYWLGIAIVFLMGIAYYISNFFPHVAGGGTIMMAPAVFAFGLVAFGFLGMGPVTIAVDSYGPVTDNAQSVFELSTIESIPNIDKELQDSYGFTPNFEKAKECLEENDGAGNTFKATAKPVLIGTAVVGATTMIFSIIVALTHGLEKSYLEYLSLLHAPFVLGLITGGAVIYWFTGASTQAVSTGAYRAVEFIKANIRLEGATKASVEDSQKVVTICTQYAQKGMFNIFLGVFFATLAFAFYESFFFIGYLVSIAFFGLYQAIFMANAGGAWDNAKKVVETELRAKGTPLHDATVVGDTVGDPFKDTSSVAMNPVIKFTTLFGLLAVELAVSMKGSDGATHSGLTTGLTVAFFLVSAFFVWRSFYGMQISGKNAHA; this is encoded by the coding sequence ATGCAAAGCACACTGGCGAAATGCTCGCAATCCTTCTTCCGGCTTCTTTCCACGACTCCCGCGCGCCTCGCGGGAGTTTTTGTTGCGCTCCTGATCATGTCCGCGCCTGCGATTGCCGCGGATGCCCCGGCGCACAAGGGCGGCGGCGAAGCAAACCTCATCCTGCCGAACGTCGGCGATGTCATGTTCCTGAACGGCGCGGTGAACGGGCACAACCTGCTCATGGCTGGCATTCTCGTCAGCCTCCTCGGCATGGGCTTTGGACTCTGGATCTACTCGCAACTCAAGGGCATGCCCGTTCACAAGAGCATGCTCGACATTTCGGAACTCATCTACGCCACCTGTAAGGCGTACATGATCCAGCAGGGCAAGTTCCTGCTGATCCTCTGGGTCTTCATCGCCGCGATTGTCGGAATCTACTTCGGCAAGCTTGTCCACGTCGGGGCCGATGCTTCGGGTGTTGATCAGTACGGCATGCCGATCCCCAAGGTCCTCATCATCCTCGCCTTCAGCCTCGTCGGGATCGCCGGTTCGTATGGCGTCGCCTGGTTCGGCATCCGAGTCAACACGTTCGCCAACAGCCGCGCCGCCTTCGCCTCGCTCCGCGGCAGAGCCTTCCCGTGCTACGCGATCCCGCTCAAGGCCGGCATGTCGATCGGCATGGCTCTTATTTCGGTCGAGCTCATCATCATGCTCGGCATCCTCCTCTTTGTGCCCTCCGAGCTTTCCGGCCCCTGCCTGATCGGCTTCGCGATCGGCGAATCGCTGGGCGCTTCGGCCCTGCGTATCGCCGGCGGCATCTTCACCAAGATCGCCGACATCGGCTCGGACCTCATGAAGATCGTCTTCAAGATCAAGGAAGACGACGCCCGCAACCCGGGCGTCATCGCCGACTGCGTGGGCGACAACGCGGGCGACTCGGTCGGCCCGTCGGCCGACGGCTTCGAGACCTACGGCGTCACCGGCGTCGCGCTCATCACCTTCATCATGCTCGCAATCAACCAGAACACCGCGGGACCGGAATTCGCCACGGTTCAGATCCAGCTCCTTGTCTGGCTCTTCGCGATGCGCATCATCATGGTCATCGCCTCGGCGCTCTCGTACTTCGTCAATGAAGCCTGGGCCAAAGCCCGGTTCAGCAACGTCGAGAAGTTCAACTACGAAGTTCCGCTCACCAGCCTCGTGTTCATCACGTCGTTCGTCTCGATCGCGCTCACGTTCATCGCCTCGAAGCTGCTTATCCCCACGATCGCTGGCGACGACACCTGGTGGTGGAAACTCTCGTGCATCATCACCTGCGGCACAGCCGCAGGCGCGATCATCCCCGAACTCGTGAAGGTCTTCACCTCCACGCACTCGGACCACGTGCGAGAGGTCGTCACCAGCTCGAAGGAAGGCGGCGCCTCGCTCAACATTCTCTCGGGCTTTGTCGCGGGCAACTTCTCCGCGTACTGGCTGGGAATCGCGATCGTCTTCCTGATGGGAATCGCATACTACATCAGCAATTTCTTCCCGCACGTCGCCGGTGGAGGCACCATCATGATGGCGCCCGCCGTCTTCGCGTTCGGTCTCGTCGCGTTCGGATTCCTGGGCATGGGCCCGGTCACCATCGCCGTAGACAGCTACGGCCCCGTCACCGACAACGCGCAGTCCGTCTTCGAGCTCTCGACGATCGAGTCAATCCCGAACATCGACAAGGAACTCCAGGATTCGTACGGCTTCACGCCCAACTTCGAAAAGGCCAAGGAGTGCCTCGAAGAGAACGACGGCGCGGGCAATACCTTCAAGGCAACCGCCAAGCCCGTGCTGATCGGAACCGCCGTCGTCGGCGCCACGACCATGATCTTCTCGATCATCGTCGCGCTCACGCACGGCCTCGAGAAGAGCTACCTCGAGTATCTGTCACTCCTGCACGCTCCGTTCGTCCTTGGTCTCATCACCGGCGGCGCCGTGATCTACTGGTTCACCGGCGCTTCGACGCAGGCAGTCAGCACCGGCGCTTACCGCGCCGTCGAGTTCATCAAGGCCAACATTCGCCTCGAGGGCGCGACGAAGGCCAGCGTCGAAGACAGCCAGAAGGTCGTGACCATCTGCACGCAGTACGCGCAGAAGGGCATGTTCAATATCTTCCTCGGCGTGTTCTTCGCGACGCTCGCGTTCGCGTTCTACGAGTCGTTCTTCTTCATCGGATACCTCGTTTCGATCGCCTTCTTCGGCCTCTATCAGGCCATCTTCATGGCCAACGCGGGCGGCGCGTGGGACAACGCCAAGAAGGTCGTCGAGACCGAACTCCGCGCCAAGGGCACGCCTCTGCACGACGCCACCGTCGTCGGCGACACCGTCGGCGATCCGTTCAAGGACACGTCTTCGGTCGCCATGAACCCGGTCATCAAGTTCACGACGCTCTTCGGTTTGCTCGCCGTTGAGCTCGCAGTAAGCATGAAGGGCTCGGACGGGGCCACCCATAGCGGCCTGACCACCGGCCTCACCGTCGCCTTCTTCCTCGTCTCCGCTTTCTTCGTCTGGCGCTCGTTCTACGGGATGCAGATCAGCGGCAAAAACGCCCACGCCTGA
- the rpsU gene encoding 30S ribosomal protein S21 encodes MAIRVKSRSGETVEQMMRRFKKLCEKEGLIKDIRRKEFYEKPSERRRRAARKSLNRRLATTGEFFTRKEEK; translated from the coding sequence ATGGCGATTCGGGTGAAATCACGTAGCGGCGAAACGGTCGAACAGATGATGCGCCGCTTCAAGAAACTCTGCGAGAAGGAAGGCCTGATCAAGGACATCCGCCGCAAGGAATTCTACGAGAAGCCCAGCGAACGTCGCCGCCGCGCCGCCCGCAAGAGCCTGAACCGCCGCCTGGCGACCACGGGCGAATTCTTCACCCGCAAGGAAGAGAAGTAA
- a CDS encoding protein kinase produces the protein MSRACPPAREVERSAAMPAPGAGLAEHLRTCERCREIYDAAKFESAFASALRDSPRRIENGPPEIAGYEIVREVSRGGQGIVYEAIQQRTRRRVAIKVLRQDYPVSPASRARFEREIEIAAALKHPGIVAVYDSIAMPQGRFALVLEYVVGHELDYSIAPAGDAERRARLEQIAELCDAVHYAHQKGVIHRDLKPSNVIVDETGRPRVLDFGVARWSSNLDEQRGRITMTGEFAGTLAYAAPEQVSGSGGPPDLRSDVYALGVMLYQATFGALPYSVEGVLDSAIWNIANAPPSRPAGGLRANEDLWTIIHKALSKAPERRYQSAGALAADLRRYLEGETIEARRDSRWYVVRKSLWRHRVGVGVLAGVAVGLVAFGMVQTLSNQRLGAALRTSAIERARALGAAGSRPQADGVIWRELLSLADSPLELAEALFGGSSDERRALWAFSEIQGAYPCLKSITLESEATAASCSADECIVATSNGFIHRWAMPGLTHCESMIVADADSRIQAVSSAGCIGLAFGNARMTVFDIATGQVLQRGEWRSAIAGARMDASGSAAVVWSDFDVSVFELPSLRRMFSDFSERRAIGISHEGDSTLYVGRDDVAHVHSVKLNKEVAAFGFGPNHDSIAEYPFGIMGTNLGISKSQNLGAIGFSRNLVVCNLDTGDHMQRFRITSGDAAVPMFAPTGRWITVSSAGDPNVEILRTSDWSRLAMLCGHEGGARVTAIADDESYVITCDYNRSLRLWPRPGSGACADLEDSIVQPHDISFDRASREIWASDSRGFVRCWGGLGRREPWMLRADAACATTLARAATKSLGAAGGFDGVLSVFRTSDLFLLRSIHLEGDGGIAHARFNPEESLLAVGMRGGRIALLRTDSWEQVAATRLAVARLVQLRWSPNGEFLAVAAANGRCHVLDGRSLRPVIDFECHKPRCRAAEFSPDGRLLATTGDDGMVRLWNSKTWKLEREIGFGTTVGYALAFHEKGKVLAIGDRIGRLTIVDVENGRLLAGFDEGEAITALQFAGDRLAVASFERPIRIWDFEMMAKSLAGNWEYWKERLADQPE, from the coding sequence GTGAGTCGGGCCTGTCCGCCAGCCCGCGAAGTCGAGCGTTCGGCGGCGATGCCGGCGCCGGGTGCCGGGCTCGCCGAGCACCTGCGCACGTGCGAGCGGTGTCGCGAAATCTACGATGCCGCGAAGTTTGAAAGCGCGTTCGCGTCGGCGCTGCGGGACTCGCCGCGGCGAATCGAGAACGGCCCGCCGGAAATCGCGGGCTATGAGATTGTGCGCGAGGTGTCGCGCGGCGGTCAGGGGATCGTGTACGAAGCGATCCAGCAGCGAACCAGGCGTCGCGTTGCGATCAAAGTTCTGCGGCAGGACTACCCGGTTTCGCCCGCGAGCAGGGCGCGGTTCGAGCGAGAGATCGAGATCGCGGCGGCGCTCAAACACCCGGGGATTGTGGCGGTGTACGACAGCATCGCGATGCCTCAAGGACGATTTGCGCTTGTCCTCGAGTATGTCGTGGGACACGAGCTGGACTACTCGATCGCTCCGGCGGGTGATGCGGAGCGGCGCGCCCGGCTCGAGCAGATCGCGGAGCTGTGCGATGCGGTTCACTATGCGCATCAGAAGGGCGTCATCCATCGCGATCTGAAGCCGTCGAACGTGATCGTGGACGAGACGGGGCGGCCGCGCGTGCTCGATTTCGGCGTGGCGCGATGGTCGAGCAATCTCGACGAGCAGCGGGGCAGGATCACGATGACCGGCGAGTTTGCGGGGACGCTGGCGTACGCGGCACCGGAGCAGGTGTCGGGTTCGGGCGGCCCTCCGGATCTGCGAAGCGACGTGTATGCGCTGGGAGTCATGCTCTACCAGGCGACGTTCGGCGCGTTGCCGTACAGCGTCGAGGGAGTGCTCGACTCGGCGATCTGGAATATCGCGAACGCGCCGCCCTCGCGTCCGGCGGGTGGATTGCGAGCGAATGAGGACCTTTGGACGATCATTCACAAGGCGCTCTCGAAGGCGCCGGAGCGACGCTATCAATCGGCTGGCGCGCTCGCGGCGGACCTCAGACGGTATCTCGAGGGCGAAACGATCGAGGCGCGCAGAGACAGCCGCTGGTATGTGGTGCGAAAATCCCTGTGGAGGCATCGGGTCGGCGTCGGCGTATTGGCCGGAGTGGCTGTTGGGCTCGTGGCTTTCGGCATGGTGCAGACTCTGAGCAATCAGAGGCTGGGAGCGGCGCTGCGTACGAGCGCGATCGAACGCGCCAGAGCGCTCGGGGCCGCGGGATCACGCCCGCAGGCCGACGGAGTGATCTGGCGAGAATTGCTTTCGCTCGCCGACTCTCCGCTGGAGCTTGCCGAGGCTTTGTTTGGCGGCTCGTCCGACGAGCGCCGGGCACTCTGGGCGTTTTCAGAAATCCAAGGGGCGTATCCGTGTTTGAAATCGATTACACTCGAGAGCGAAGCGACGGCTGCGAGTTGCAGCGCCGATGAGTGCATCGTTGCGACTTCGAACGGATTCATTCACCGATGGGCGATGCCCGGATTGACCCATTGCGAATCGATGATCGTCGCGGACGCTGACTCGCGGATTCAGGCTGTTTCGAGCGCGGGTTGCATCGGCTTGGCTTTCGGCAATGCGCGGATGACCGTGTTCGATATCGCCACCGGGCAAGTGCTTCAACGCGGCGAATGGAGGTCTGCGATTGCCGGGGCGAGGATGGACGCGAGCGGCAGCGCGGCGGTTGTGTGGAGCGATTTTGATGTGTCCGTCTTCGAACTGCCTTCCCTCAGGCGGATGTTTTCCGACTTTTCCGAACGAAGGGCTATAGGAATCAGTCACGAGGGCGATTCTACGCTGTACGTTGGTCGGGACGATGTTGCTCACGTCCATTCGGTGAAGTTAAACAAGGAGGTAGCAGCGTTCGGGTTCGGGCCAAATCACGATTCCATTGCGGAATACCCATTTGGGATCATGGGAACGAATCTCGGCATCTCCAAGAGCCAAAACCTTGGCGCGATAGGGTTCAGCCGGAATCTCGTTGTGTGCAATCTCGATACCGGTGACCACATGCAGCGGTTTCGGATCACGAGTGGCGACGCCGCAGTGCCGATGTTCGCTCCGACGGGCAGGTGGATAACTGTTTCGTCGGCCGGCGACCCAAATGTCGAGATTCTGAGAACTTCGGACTGGTCGAGGCTCGCGATGCTTTGCGGACATGAAGGCGGCGCCAGAGTCACGGCGATCGCGGATGATGAGAGTTACGTGATTACGTGCGACTACAACCGGAGTCTTCGCTTGTGGCCCAGGCCGGGGTCGGGTGCGTGCGCCGACCTCGAAGACTCGATCGTTCAGCCGCACGATATTTCGTTCGACCGAGCAAGCCGGGAAATCTGGGCGTCGGACAGCCGCGGATTTGTCCGCTGCTGGGGCGGACTCGGGCGGCGAGAGCCGTGGATGCTACGCGCGGATGCAGCGTGCGCGACGACATTGGCGCGAGCGGCGACGAAGTCCTTGGGAGCGGCAGGTGGTTTCGATGGCGTGCTGAGCGTCTTCAGGACGAGCGATCTCTTTTTGTTGCGATCGATTCACCTTGAAGGAGATGGCGGCATTGCGCACGCCCGCTTCAACCCGGAAGAGTCACTTCTCGCGGTCGGGATGCGAGGGGGCCGAATTGCTCTCCTCCGAACGGATTCCTGGGAGCAGGTTGCGGCAACGAGACTCGCCGTCGCAAGGCTCGTGCAGCTCCGGTGGAGTCCGAACGGGGAGTTTCTTGCGGTTGCGGCGGCGAACGGCAGGTGTCATGTCCTCGACGGAAGGAGCCTGCGTCCGGTCATTGACTTTGAGTGCCACAAGCCGAGGTGCCGCGCAGCGGAGTTTTCTCCGGACGGGCGATTACTCGCGACGACGGGCGACGATGGAATGGTTCGGTTATGGAATAGCAAGACATGGAAGCTCGAGCGCGAGATCGGGTTTGGTACGACCGTCGGATACGCGCTCGCCTTTCACGAAAAAGGAAAGGTGCTCGCTATCGGCGACCGAATCGGTCGTTTGACGATCGTGGACGTGGAGAACGGCCGGTTGCTGGCGGGGTTCGACGAGGGTGAAGCGATCACGGCGCTGCAATTCGCCGGGGATCGACTGGCTGTGGCCAGTTTCGAACGGCCGATCAGGATTTGGGACTTTGAGATGATGGCGAAGAGCCTGGCCGGCAACTGGGAGTATTGGAAAGAGAGGCTGGCCGACCAGCCCGAATGA
- the pdeM gene encoding ligase-associated DNA damage response endonuclease PdeM, protein MNGITIELAGQRVQLLPERAAFLHASKTLLVADLHFGRQHAWHAEGKPVGDVVAAASLEEPLNRLSVAIEKTRARRVLVLGDLLHAPAGLTDDMISRVSRWRHQIGVPMELVPGNHDRRLNLVIREWSLHVHDSMLIEPPFAFTHDPASIPARDRAKGIVWCGHVHPLVHLRTRGDALRLPCFCFGSNTALLPAFTGMSSGAAIRPEPGDRVYAITDTDVVDVSDGAAPPRVRVLRAATRSSARN, encoded by the coding sequence ATGAACGGAATCACCATCGAGCTCGCCGGACAACGGGTGCAACTGCTGCCGGAACGCGCGGCATTCCTGCATGCATCAAAGACGCTACTCGTTGCCGATCTTCACTTCGGGCGCCAGCACGCCTGGCACGCCGAGGGAAAGCCGGTCGGCGATGTCGTGGCGGCCGCCAGTCTCGAAGAACCTCTCAATCGACTTTCCGTTGCAATCGAAAAGACCCGGGCTCGGCGCGTCCTTGTGCTCGGCGATCTGCTTCATGCTCCCGCGGGCCTCACCGACGACATGATCTCGCGCGTTTCGCGTTGGCGGCATCAAATCGGCGTCCCGATGGAACTCGTACCCGGCAATCACGACCGCCGGCTGAATCTCGTCATCCGCGAGTGGAGTCTACACGTGCACGACTCCATGCTGATCGAACCGCCCTTCGCGTTCACGCACGATCCCGCGAGCATTCCAGCGCGGGATCGCGCCAAGGGCATCGTGTGGTGCGGCCACGTCCACCCGCTTGTTCATCTGCGGACGAGAGGCGATGCGCTCCGGCTGCCCTGTTTCTGCTTTGGATCAAACACGGCGCTGCTCCCGGCGTTCACCGGGATGTCTTCCGGGGCGGCCATCCGTCCCGAACCCGGCGACCGCGTCTACGCGATCACGGATACGGATGTCGTCGACGTTTCAGACGGAGCGGCCCCGCCGCGTGTCCGCGTCTTGCGCGCCGCTACGCGCTCAAGCGCCCGCAACTGA
- a CDS encoding rhomboid family intramembrane serine protease — MIFPIGTDRPLQRPTLVNHLLLLLNLFAFCIVVVGTGMEGETYEWVVDTFGVSREHHEWWRFISYTFVHAGPMHLIGNLVTLWVFGPNVEDRFGRLGYLAFYVMGGAIAGMAHLISGPAIVIGASGAISAVTGAFLVLFPRTVVRTFIFFFLIGVFNIPAIYFICFAIARDALGAGTGGSNVSYAAHFGGYIYGFSVAMFLLVTKVLAREDYDLFFMLRQMKRRREMQEALRESQQRLRRDAARPERIVVELPEVPAEVAQARAALSRAVSANERTNLPALYSALISAVEAARKVNSNLSPSLEVLSNRAQVDLANRLFEAGERELAARAYKGFLTLYEKDPESGVVRVMLALLMVRYLKQQQQAKSILEAAIGALKDKDAEHKELARSLLSEIDTPSGRAAGT, encoded by the coding sequence GTGATTTTTCCGATCGGCACCGACCGACCGCTCCAACGCCCGACGCTCGTCAACCATCTGCTGCTCCTCCTCAACCTCTTTGCGTTCTGCATCGTGGTGGTGGGGACGGGGATGGAAGGCGAGACGTACGAATGGGTTGTGGACACGTTTGGTGTATCGCGTGAACATCACGAGTGGTGGCGGTTCATTTCATACACGTTTGTTCACGCCGGACCGATGCACCTCATCGGCAACCTGGTGACGCTGTGGGTGTTTGGTCCGAACGTCGAGGATCGGTTCGGCCGGCTGGGGTATCTGGCTTTCTACGTCATGGGCGGCGCGATCGCGGGCATGGCTCACCTGATTTCGGGGCCGGCGATCGTGATCGGCGCGTCGGGAGCGATCTCGGCCGTGACCGGAGCGTTCCTCGTGCTTTTTCCGCGCACGGTCGTGCGGACGTTCATCTTTTTCTTCCTCATCGGGGTGTTCAACATCCCTGCGATCTACTTCATCTGCTTCGCGATCGCACGCGATGCGCTCGGCGCGGGCACGGGCGGGTCGAATGTCTCGTACGCCGCGCACTTCGGCGGGTACATCTACGGCTTTTCGGTCGCGATGTTCCTGCTCGTGACGAAGGTGCTCGCGCGGGAAGATTACGACTTGTTCTTCATGCTCCGCCAGATGAAGCGGCGCCGGGAAATGCAGGAAGCCCTTCGGGAAAGCCAGCAGCGATTGCGGCGCGATGCGGCCCGGCCCGAGCGGATTGTCGTCGAATTACCGGAAGTACCCGCCGAGGTCGCTCAGGCGAGAGCAGCACTGTCGCGGGCCGTTTCGGCGAACGAGCGCACGAATCTTCCGGCGCTCTATTCGGCACTGATCAGCGCGGTCGAGGCTGCCCGCAAAGTCAATTCGAATCTGTCGCCTTCGCTCGAGGTGCTGTCGAACCGCGCGCAGGTCGATCTTGCCAATCGCCTTTTCGAGGCGGGCGAGCGCGAACTGGCGGCGCGGGCGTACAAGGGGTTCCTCACGCTGTACGAAAAGGATCCGGAATCGGGTGTGGTCCGCGTGATGCTGGCGCTGCTCATGGTGCGCTATCTGAAGCAGCAGCAGCAGGCGAAGTCGATCCTGGAGGCCGCGATCGGAGCGCTCAAAGACAAAGACGCGGAGCACAAGGAGTTGGCGAGGTCGCTGCTCAGCGAGATCGACACTCCCTCGGGCAGGGCGGCGGGGACCTGA
- a CDS encoding phosphoribosylanthranilate isomerase produces MSRTRVKICGIRDIDSAHAAIEAGADAIGFIFVRSSPRYIEPDAAAEIMSSLPPFISTVGVFMNMPIDAFSDIEEACPTTHTQLHGDEDAELIASCAPVIKGVRFAAPTIAGELERFEGDENVEAILIDGPAPGEGVPFRWSDLSAHLASVSKPVFLAGGLNEQNVGEAIAELRPYAVDVSSGVERERGVKDHELIRRFCEAVRRADSELGDE; encoded by the coding sequence ATGAGCCGGACACGGGTCAAGATCTGCGGGATTCGCGACATCGATTCGGCACACGCCGCGATCGAAGCGGGCGCCGATGCAATCGGGTTCATCTTCGTGCGGTCGAGCCCGCGCTACATCGAGCCGGATGCCGCGGCAGAGATCATGTCTTCTTTGCCCCCGTTTATTTCGACGGTGGGCGTGTTCATGAACATGCCCATCGACGCGTTCAGCGACATCGAGGAAGCATGCCCGACGACGCACACGCAGTTACATGGCGACGAGGATGCGGAGTTGATCGCATCGTGTGCACCGGTGATCAAGGGCGTGCGGTTTGCTGCTCCGACGATCGCGGGTGAACTCGAGCGATTCGAAGGGGACGAGAACGTGGAAGCGATCCTGATCGACGGCCCCGCGCCGGGAGAGGGTGTGCCGTTTCGGTGGTCGGATCTGTCGGCACACCTCGCATCGGTATCAAAGCCCGTGTTTCTCGCCGGGGGACTGAACGAACAAAACGTGGGAGAGGCGATTGCGGAGTTGCGGCCGTATGCGGTGGATGTGTCGAGCGGCGTCGAGCGCGAGCGCGGCGTGAAAGATCATGAGTTGATCCGGCGCTTCTGCGAAGCGGTGCGGCGAGCCGATTCCGAACTCGGGGATGAGTGA